The proteins below come from a single Leptospiraceae bacterium genomic window:
- a CDS encoding saccharopine dehydrogenase family protein: protein MKKNVLIIGAGGVANVAAHKCAQNNDVLGDICIASRKLEKCDKIIESIHKKGNLKDKSKKLYSKQVDAMDVPATVKLIKETNSEIVLNLGTAFVNMSVLEACIEAGVTYMDTAIHEDPDKVCEDPPWYANYEWKRKERCKERGINAILGIGFDPGVVNAWAALAVKHHFDKIDTIDILDVNAGSHGKYFATNFDPEINFREFSKVWTWIDRKWVEKPMHSEKWIYDFPVVGKQPIYLTGHDELHSLSKNIDANSIRFWMGFGDHYLNVFNVLRNIGMLSEKPVKTAEGLEVIPLKVLKAVLPDPGSLAPTYTGHTCIGDLVKGTKDGKYKEIFIYNTCDHAECYKEVESQGISYTAGVPPVAAAMLVAQGIWNPQTMVNVEELDPDPLLALLDKIGLPTVVLDRTPA, encoded by the coding sequence TTGAAAAAAAACGTATTAATCATCGGAGCCGGCGGTGTTGCAAATGTTGCGGCACATAAATGCGCACAAAATAACGATGTGTTAGGAGATATTTGTATTGCTTCTAGAAAGTTAGAAAAGTGTGATAAGATAATCGAAAGTATCCACAAAAAAGGAAACTTAAAAGACAAATCTAAAAAACTTTATTCTAAACAAGTAGACGCTATGGATGTTCCAGCCACAGTAAAACTAATCAAAGAAACAAATTCAGAAATCGTTTTAAACTTAGGAACAGCATTTGTAAATATGTCAGTGCTCGAAGCATGTATCGAGGCAGGTGTGACTTATATGGATACTGCCATTCACGAAGATCCTGACAAAGTTTGTGAAGATCCACCATGGTATGCTAACTATGAATGGAAACGAAAAGAGCGCTGTAAAGAGCGTGGAATCAATGCTATTTTAGGAATTGGTTTTGATCCAGGTGTCGTGAATGCTTGGGCTGCGTTAGCCGTTAAACATCACTTTGATAAAATTGATACCATCGACATATTGGACGTAAATGCTGGAAGTCATGGGAAATACTTCGCAACTAATTTTGACCCTGAAATTAATTTTCGTGAATTTAGTAAAGTTTGGACCTGGATCGATAGGAAATGGGTAGAAAAACCAATGCATTCTGAAAAATGGATTTATGATTTTCCTGTTGTGGGCAAACAACCTATTTACCTCACTGGGCATGATGAATTACATTCTCTTTCTAAAAACATTGATGCTAATAGCATAAGATTTTGGATGGGGTTTGGAGATCATTATTTGAATGTATTTAATGTTCTTAGAAATATTGGAATGCTTTCTGAAAAACCTGTTAAAACAGCGGAAGGATTAGAAGTAATCCCTCTCAAAGTTTTAAAAGCAGTTCTTCCTGATCCAGGTTCTCTTGCTCCCACTTATACGGGACATACTTGCATTGGAGATTTAGTAAAAGGAACCAAAGACGGCAAATACAAAGAAATCTTCATCTATAATACCTGTGACCATGCCGAATGTTACAAGGAAGTAGAATCACAAGGAATTTCCTATACTGCCGGAGTCCCACCTGTAGCCGCTGCAATGCTTGTTGCACAAGGAATTTGGAATCCACAAACTATGGTGAATGTCGAAGAACTAGATCCTGATCCACTATTAGCATTGTTGGATAAGATTGGTTTGCCTACTGTAGTTTTAGATAGAACTCCAGCCTAA
- the cas7c gene encoding type I-C CRISPR-associated protein Cas7/Csd2, with protein sequence MSNSIQNRYDFVYLFDVKDGNPNGDPDAGNQPRVDPETGNGLITDVSLKRKVRNYVTIAKRALPPNDIYIKEKAVLIDTHEKAYEAIGSKIESSKKDDKDKEKRTGGEQVGKAREWMCKNFYDVRTFGAVMALKVNAGVVKGPIQLTFARSIDPVVNLEHSITRMAVATKAEAEAQDGDNRTMGRKHTISYGLYRAHGFISAHFAADTGFAEEDLTLFWQALQNMWDHDRSAARGEMSCRGLYIFKHIGDEGEAKLGTAPAHKLFDLVTVKRKDGVDVPRHFSDYEVSIDKSKLGAGNQFSKIELIQY encoded by the coding sequence ATGAGCAATTCAATTCAAAATCGTTATGATTTCGTATATCTTTTTGATGTAAAAGATGGAAATCCGAATGGAGACCCAGATGCAGGCAATCAGCCAAGAGTTGATCCAGAAACTGGAAATGGTTTAATTACGGATGTATCTTTAAAAAGAAAAGTTCGAAATTACGTAACGATCGCAAAAAGGGCATTACCCCCAAACGACATTTACATCAAAGAGAAAGCTGTATTGATTGATACGCATGAAAAAGCTTACGAAGCGATAGGCTCCAAAATTGAATCTTCAAAAAAAGATGATAAAGACAAAGAAAAAAGAACCGGTGGAGAGCAAGTTGGAAAAGCTCGCGAGTGGATGTGTAAAAATTTCTATGATGTAAGAACCTTCGGTGCAGTAATGGCATTGAAAGTAAATGCAGGTGTGGTTAAAGGTCCAATTCAATTAACGTTTGCAAGAAGTATTGATCCGGTCGTCAACTTAGAGCATAGTATTACACGAATGGCTGTTGCTACAAAAGCAGAGGCAGAAGCGCAAGATGGAGACAATCGCACAATGGGTCGTAAACACACAATCTCTTACGGACTCTACCGAGCACATGGTTTTATCTCTGCACACTTTGCGGCTGATACTGGTTTTGCGGAAGAGGACTTAACTTTATTCTGGCAGGCATTACAAAATATGTGGGATCATGATAGATCAGCCGCAAGAGGAGAAATGTCCTGTCGTGGTTTGTATATTTTCAAGCATATAGGTGATGAAGGCGAAGCAAAATTAGGCACAGCACCGGCACATAAGCTTTTTGATTTAGTAACCGTTAAACGAAAAGACGGTGTTGATGTACCAAGACATTTTAGTGACTATGAAGTCTCCATCGACAAATCCAAATTGGGCGCAGGTAACCAATTCTCTAAAATCGAATTGATCCAATACTAA
- a CDS encoding transposase family protein, translated as MKNIEKILKKKRLCQALTGVSPEKIYESLPYFEIELEKHDKKEKKSSKGRKTELTNSLEKLFFILYYVKCYPTFDEAGFFFGVDKGTANRWVHKYSKILESTLKTMMLLPARKPKRLLIN; from the coding sequence ATGAAGAATATAGAAAAGATATTAAAAAAGAAACGACTTTGTCAGGCATTGACAGGAGTATCGCCTGAAAAAATTTATGAAAGTCTTCCCTATTTTGAAATTGAATTAGAAAAACATGACAAGAAAGAAAAGAAATCATCGAAAGGAAGAAAAACTGAACTAACAAATTCGTTAGAGAAATTATTTTTCATTCTATACTATGTAAAATGCTATCCCACATTCGATGAAGCAGGCTTTTTCTTTGGCGTCGATAAAGGAACAGCAAATCGGTGGGTTCATAAGTATTCGAAAATACTAGAGTCTACTTTAAAAACAATGATGCTATTACCCGCACGAAAGCCTAAAAGATTACTGATAAATTGA
- the cas1c gene encoding type I-C CRISPR-associated endonuclease Cas1 — protein MADIKLNILYITLEGLYLHHQLEKLLVERKHETLLEVPLHHLQGITIFGVCSISPSLLQKCLEKGIFISYLTPRGKFLGRLEGANSGNVLLRKQQFKKSESDSEKLKIAKSFIAGKIQNSRLNMLRSARDLKDETKEKELRSAVLELEANLKSLENADSVDSARGYEGNSAKTYFSVFDHYIVQQKTEFEFTKRMKRPPRSRINALLSFAYSLLSNDCISACQAVGLDPFIGFLHTERPGRPSLALDLMEEFRPFADRFVITMINRKQIQASDIIEKTGSVYMMTDAARKNFLTAYQNRKQEEITHYLLDQKCRIGELFILQARILARTIRGEMDSYIPYIWK, from the coding sequence ATGGCTGACATTAAATTAAATATTCTTTATATTACACTCGAAGGTTTATATCTTCATCATCAATTGGAAAAACTATTAGTAGAAAGAAAGCATGAGACCCTTTTGGAAGTACCTCTCCATCACTTACAGGGGATTACAATTTTTGGAGTATGTTCTATTAGTCCGTCTTTATTGCAAAAATGTTTAGAAAAAGGAATTTTTATTTCCTATTTAACTCCGCGTGGAAAATTTCTTGGACGATTGGAAGGGGCTAATTCCGGTAATGTGTTACTCCGAAAACAACAATTTAAAAAGTCTGAATCAGATTCGGAGAAATTAAAAATTGCTAAGTCTTTCATTGCGGGTAAAATTCAGAACTCCAGATTGAACATGCTTCGAAGTGCTAGAGATTTAAAAGATGAAACTAAAGAAAAAGAACTTAGAAGTGCAGTTTTAGAATTAGAGGCAAATCTTAAATCTTTAGAAAATGCGGACTCCGTTGACAGTGCGAGGGGTTACGAGGGAAATTCCGCAAAAACGTATTTTTCTGTATTCGACCACTATATTGTGCAACAAAAAACAGAATTTGAATTCACGAAACGAATGAAACGTCCTCCTAGAAGTCGCATAAATGCACTTCTATCATTCGCATATTCTTTATTATCCAATGATTGTATTTCCGCCTGTCAAGCCGTTGGACTTGACCCATTTATTGGTTTTTTACATACCGAGCGACCCGGTAGACCTTCTTTGGCACTTGATTTAATGGAAGAGTTTAGGCCTTTTGCAGATCGTTTTGTCATTACAATGATTAACCGTAAACAAATTCAAGCAAGTGATATAATAGAAAAGACTGGCTCTGTCTATATGATGACTGATGCTGCGAGGAAAAATTTTTTAACTGCATATCAAAATCGTAAACAAGAGGAAATAACTCATTATCTGCTAGATCAAAAATGCAGAATTGGAGAATTGTTTATTTTACAAGCTAGAATTTTAGCCAGAACAATTCGTGGTGAAATGGATTCATATATACCATATATTTGGAAATAA
- the cas2 gene encoding CRISPR-associated endonuclease Cas2, whose product MFILVCYDVETLTREGKRRLRKVAKLCESYGQRVQHSIFECKMEKSLYLVFENKLVSIINIKTDSLRIYILDEDSIKKIKNFGIASIIDYEEPLIL is encoded by the coding sequence ATGTTTATATTAGTTTGTTATGATGTAGAAACTTTAACTAGAGAAGGAAAAAGGCGACTTCGAAAAGTTGCAAAACTTTGTGAAAGTTACGGACAAAGAGTGCAGCATTCTATTTTTGAGTGTAAGATGGAAAAATCTCTTTATCTGGTTTTTGAAAATAAATTAGTTTCCATTATAAATATAAAAACGGATAGTTTAAGGATTTATATTCTTGACGAAGATTCTATAAAGAAGATAAAGAATTTTGGTATTGCATCTATCATTGACTATGAAGAACCACTTATCCTATAA
- a CDS encoding ParB-like nuclease domain-containing protein, with amino-acid sequence MIEYLHPDDLEITHGIRDRKRLEELLTSIRTQGILEPIKVVLYNGLWFTVDGHHRHKVAIILQMEQIPVEQVVLPFNGYNKTEDLIYQDIR; translated from the coding sequence ATGATAGAGTATTTACATCCTGACGATTTAGAAATTACTCATGGAATCAGGGATCGAAAAAGATTAGAAGAATTATTGACATCCATAAGAACGCAGGGCATATTGGAACCCATAAAAGTTGTATTGTACAATGGATTGTGGTTTACAGTAGACGGGCATCATAGACATAAGGTTGCAATCATATTACAAATGGAACAAATACCAGTAGAACAGGTAGTATTGCCTTTTAATGGGTATAATAAAACAGAGGACTTAATTTATCAGGATATACGATGA
- the nspC gene encoding carboxynorspermidine decarboxylase encodes MTETQIPTPYYLIDESKLLKNLEKISLLKEKTGTKSVLALKCFSTWSVFDLMREYMDGTTSSSLNEAKLGAEKFQKEVHAYSVAWSEEEFREVKNFATKIIFNSISQLLQFSPLIDNTPVGLRINPGVSHSDFDLANPARKYSRLGATNQKEIEQVSHLLTGVMFHCNCDNDDFDSFSKILDHIAVNYNELLHKLEWVSLGGGIYFTKEGYPFEKFCEKLSEFSSRFNLQIYLEPGETAITKSGYLVTKVLDIVQNEIDIAIVDSAVETHMLDLCIYNLEAKMDLPENGKHKYMIAGRTCLAGDIFGTYDFPEKLEVGSIVKFADAAGYTMVKKNWFNGIQMPSVAIKRLDGKIELIKTFSYEDFVNSLS; translated from the coding sequence ATGACCGAAACACAAATCCCAACCCCCTACTATCTAATTGACGAATCGAAACTTCTAAAGAATTTAGAAAAAATTTCCTTATTAAAAGAGAAAACAGGTACAAAATCCGTACTTGCACTAAAATGTTTTTCTACTTGGTCAGTGTTTGATCTGATGAGAGAATACATGGATGGAACTACCTCTAGCTCTCTCAACGAAGCAAAACTAGGTGCTGAAAAATTTCAAAAAGAAGTTCATGCTTACAGTGTAGCATGGTCAGAGGAAGAATTTCGAGAGGTAAAAAACTTTGCGACAAAAATTATTTTCAACTCAATTTCTCAACTACTTCAATTTTCTCCACTAATTGATAATACTCCGGTAGGACTTAGGATTAATCCGGGAGTCAGTCATTCTGATTTTGACTTAGCTAACCCAGCTCGTAAGTATTCTAGACTTGGTGCGACTAACCAAAAAGAAATTGAACAAGTAAGTCATTTATTAACAGGCGTAATGTTTCACTGTAATTGTGACAACGATGATTTTGATAGTTTCTCTAAAATACTAGATCATATTGCAGTGAATTACAACGAGTTGCTTCATAAACTCGAATGGGTAAGCCTTGGTGGAGGAATATATTTCACTAAGGAAGGATATCCTTTCGAAAAATTCTGTGAAAAACTTTCTGAATTTTCAAGTCGTTTTAATTTACAAATTTACCTTGAACCTGGGGAAACTGCAATCACCAAATCTGGTTACCTTGTCACAAAAGTTTTAGATATAGTTCAAAATGAAATAGATATTGCAATTGTAGATTCTGCAGTTGAAACTCATATGTTAGACCTTTGTATATATAATTTAGAAGCTAAGATGGATTTGCCTGAAAATGGAAAACACAAATATATGATAGCAGGAAGAACGTGTCTTGCCGGAGATATTTTCGGAACATACGATTTTCCAGAGAAATTAGAAGTTGGAAGTATTGTAAAATTTGCAGATGCAGCAGGGTATACAATGGTCAAAAAAAACTGGTTCAATGGAATTCAGATGCCATCGGTTGCAATAAAACGATTGGATGGAAAAATAGAACTAATTAAAACATTTAGTTACGAAGATTTTGTAAATAGCCTTTCATAA
- a CDS encoding DUF1554 domain-containing protein: protein MKYKLNLLINKMEKIFFYRRDNGDIPLLSKLSMPIFIILLIVSFQNCRPKIERNILEFLNFFSRTNSAVNPINLNYPVTILDFTINASIITQTPTFSGASIVSCVSSPSLPLGLILNNTTCEITGTPTVIQAAINYTITASDSNLSTASANISITISANPPSVLTYANNPFSFKIGQAVSNQIPTYTGTIVNCSVPSGPFLPPGLTIDNSCIISGTPTATQAATNHTILASNAFGSTNSTINITVVDVPPSNLVYSSTSYTFTQNVAITNQTPTFSGFVANCTANPTLPAGLFISGATCTISGTPTTTQVSTPYIITAANIYGTTNTTINIFIQIPPPSALTYPLTGNYTFILNAPISPVVTPTFSGTITSCTSNIPFPSGLSLSSQCVISGTPTVAFSSTGYTITATNSSGFTTANIALAVTVNLNKRIFVTTGIFRPSVDFTFPSEADALCNSDSAAPSGGTFKAMIVGNSAGNVRSASPTLQDWVLQPSTTYHLPDGINQLGVTNAVSLFNTTLFVNLTSSPTSYWTGLATDWSTSVSSNCSNWNTANNGQSGFVGNSNSTFTGTVISAGTATCDLGKSFLCVEQ, encoded by the coding sequence ATGAAATATAAATTAAATTTATTGATTAATAAAATGGAGAAAATATTTTTTTACAGACGGGATAATGGAGATATCCCATTGTTATCTAAGCTCTCAATGCCAATATTTATAATTCTCTTAATTGTAAGTTTTCAAAATTGTAGACCAAAGATCGAGAGGAATATTTTAGAATTTCTGAATTTTTTTTCAAGGACTAATTCGGCTGTTAATCCGATTAATCTTAATTATCCGGTAACTATTCTAGACTTTACAATAAATGCTTCCATTATAACTCAAACTCCAACTTTTTCAGGTGCTTCGATTGTATCTTGTGTTTCCAGTCCTAGTTTACCTTTGGGCCTTATTCTGAATAATACGACTTGTGAAATTACCGGTACTCCGACTGTTATACAGGCTGCGATAAATTATACAATTACTGCAAGTGATTCTAATCTTAGCACTGCTTCGGCGAACATATCTATTACTATTAGTGCTAATCCACCTTCCGTATTAACGTATGCAAATAATCCATTTTCATTTAAGATTGGTCAAGCGGTATCTAATCAAATTCCAACGTATACTGGGACGATTGTAAATTGTTCAGTTCCTAGTGGTCCTTTTTTGCCTCCCGGATTAACAATTGATAACTCTTGCATAATTAGTGGAACTCCTACCGCGACACAAGCAGCGACCAATCACACTATATTAGCGAGTAACGCATTTGGAAGTACGAACTCGACCATTAATATTACGGTAGTTGATGTCCCTCCGTCTAACTTAGTTTATTCTAGCACCAGTTATACATTTACACAAAACGTTGCGATTACAAATCAGACTCCCACATTTAGTGGATTTGTTGCGAATTGTACGGCTAATCCTACTTTACCAGCTGGATTATTTATTAGCGGAGCTACATGTACAATTAGTGGAACACCGACGACAACACAAGTTTCGACTCCCTATATTATTACTGCGGCAAATATATATGGGACAACTAATACTACGATCAATATTTTTATTCAAATTCCACCACCATCGGCACTAACGTATCCACTTACAGGAAATTATACATTTATACTTAACGCTCCCATTTCGCCAGTGGTTACTCCAACTTTTTCTGGAACAATTACTAGTTGTACTTCCAATATTCCGTTTCCGTCTGGATTATCTTTAAGTAGTCAGTGTGTGATTAGCGGGACTCCAACTGTTGCATTCAGTTCTACTGGTTATACAATCACGGCTACGAATTCGAGTGGATTTACTACCGCAAATATTGCATTAGCCGTTACCGTAAATCTAAATAAAAGAATTTTTGTAACGACTGGAATCTTTCGACCATCTGTAGATTTTACTTTTCCTAGTGAAGCCGATGCACTTTGTAACTCTGATTCTGCGGCGCCTTCTGGGGGAACCTTTAAAGCGATGATTGTAGGTAATTCAGCAGGGAACGTTAGGTCTGCATCTCCTACACTACAAGACTGGGTATTGCAACCTTCTACTACCTATCATCTGCCGGATGGAATAAATCAGTTAGGAGTTACGAATGCTGTATCTCTTTTTAATACTACACTATTTGTAAATCTTACCTCTTCCCCAACTTCTTATTGGACAGGTCTAGCTACAGATTGGTCTACGTCAGTAAGCAGCAACTGTTCTAATTGGAATACTGCTAATAATGGCCAGTCTGGATTTGTTGGAAATAGTAATTCAACTTTTACCGGTACGGTTATTTCTGCTGGAACTGCCACCTGTGATTTAGGGAAGTCATTTCTTTGCGTAGAGCAGTAA
- a CDS encoding DUF2283 domain-containing protein, whose translation MELNKQFAICMDNSDYSVSLTKYKIYEVIPDKKAEEVGMIRSIDDSGEDYLHSGKRFIQIESFDYDQEADVMYVNIDKPQNSVKTMPTDDGSLWRYNEKGILVGITFINYKKNL comes from the coding sequence ATGGAATTAAATAAACAATTTGCAATCTGTATGGATAATTCCGATTATTCGGTATCATTGACAAAGTATAAAATCTATGAAGTGATTCCAGATAAAAAGGCAGAGGAGGTTGGCATGATTCGAAGTATCGACGATTCAGGAGAAGACTATCTTCACTCGGGAAAAAGATTTATTCAAATAGAATCCTTTGACTATGACCAAGAAGCGGATGTAATGTATGTAAATATTGATAAACCACAAAATTCTGTAAAAACAATGCCGACAGACGACGGAAGTCTTTGGCGATATAATGAGAAAGGAATTTTAGTTGGAATTACTTTTATAAACTATAAAAAGAATCTTTAA
- a CDS encoding transposase, whose amino-acid sequence MIIETDRIGDWANAEVSYFISNATELRDDTVIRYYHRRNWIEVFYREVKDFLGADEYQVRSMDRILRHWTLCIVTYSMMQWLQHGKAIKEFVKKND is encoded by the coding sequence GTGATAATTGAAACTGATAGAATTGGTGATTGGGCAAATGCAGAGGTAAGTTATTTTATTTCCAATGCAACTGAATTGCGCGATGACACTGTTATCCGCTACTATCATAGACGGAATTGGATAGAAGTATTCTATAGAGAAGTAAAAGACTTTCTAGGTGCAGACGAATATCAAGTACGGAGTATGGATAGAATTCTTCGACATTGGACATTATGCATAGTAACCTACAGCATGATGCAATGGCTACAACATGGAAAAGCAATCAAGGAATTCGTAAAAAAAAACGATTGA
- a CDS encoding DUF1564 family protein: MKKYYPREKNPFIEINSTLLIPEKYYLQFRQNIVRHGGVRAYVAYLLLKYKIHIANGLIPTYCNHTTKYQEKNQNLVKVAFRPNLDDWAELKLSLLLLGGCRNSTVPAFGFVGYCVSIT, from the coding sequence ATAAAAAAGTATTATCCGCGCGAAAAAAATCCTTTCATAGAGATTAATTCAACCCTCTTAATTCCAGAAAAATACTATCTCCAATTTCGTCAGAATATTGTACGTCATGGCGGTGTTCGAGCGTATGTCGCATACCTTCTATTAAAATACAAAATCCATATCGCGAACGGACTTATTCCCACTTACTGCAATCATACTACTAAATACCAAGAGAAAAACCAAAACCTCGTCAAAGTCGCGTTCCGTCCGAATTTGGACGACTGGGCTGAGTTAAAGTTGAGTCTCCTACTACTTGGGGGCTGTAGGAATTCCACAGTCCCCGCATTTGGATTTGTGGGCTACTGTGTATCTATCACGTAA
- the cas4 gene encoding CRISPR-associated protein Cas4 — protein sequence MQEWSESQIVPISAISHHLYCPRQNALIHTEGVFSDNTLTTSGNIGHQFVDEEKSYIDHGLRKETSYRVFSEQYGISGIADIIEFPQNAPPLPIDYKNGKISSWENQESQVCAIALCLEEMLDVKITTGAIYHIQSKKRHDFSIEEQLRIKTIQTILEIRENLTKNSLPKAEYSKKKCDNCSLYSLCMPKLNNSIQINTIFKPVDFYG from the coding sequence ATGCAAGAATGGTCTGAATCCCAAATAGTTCCTATATCGGCAATCAGCCATCACTTGTATTGTCCGAGGCAAAATGCTCTTATTCACACGGAAGGAGTATTCAGTGACAATACACTTACGACTTCTGGAAATATAGGACATCAGTTTGTAGATGAAGAGAAAAGTTATATAGATCATGGCTTACGTAAAGAAACTTCGTATCGAGTATTTAGTGAACAATATGGAATTAGCGGGATAGCGGATATAATCGAGTTTCCGCAGAATGCGCCTCCGTTACCGATTGATTATAAAAATGGAAAAATTTCTTCATGGGAGAATCAAGAGTCACAAGTTTGCGCCATTGCATTGTGTTTAGAAGAAATGTTGGATGTAAAAATAACAACAGGCGCGATTTACCATATTCAATCAAAGAAAAGACATGATTTTTCAATTGAGGAACAATTGCGCATTAAAACGATTCAGACAATTCTTGAAATACGGGAAAATTTAACCAAAAACAGTCTCCCGAAAGCAGAGTATTCTAAGAAAAAATGCGATAATTGTAGTTTATATTCTTTGTGTATGCCAAAACTAAATAATTCAATTCAAATAAATACTATTTTTAAACCGGTAGACTTCTATGGCTGA
- a CDS encoding SRPBCC domain-containing protein yields MCKTIKQKIKFNFSPEIVYALLMETKKHEAVTGRKAVISSRVGGNFSAYNGYITGVNVDLLSGKRIVQAWRVSDFPEGIFSMASFVFTRTKDGGTELVLTHRGVPKHLIPAIEKGWREHYWDKIKNYNSSKNNK; encoded by the coding sequence ATGTGTAAAACCATAAAACAAAAAATCAAATTCAATTTCTCTCCAGAAATTGTTTATGCTCTACTGATGGAAACGAAAAAACATGAAGCCGTTACGGGAAGAAAAGCAGTCATTAGTAGTAGGGTCGGTGGAAATTTCTCGGCATATAATGGATATATTACTGGGGTTAATGTTGATTTACTTTCGGGGAAAAGAATCGTCCAAGCTTGGAGGGTATCCGATTTTCCAGAAGGAATTTTTTCTATGGCAAGTTTCGTATTCACTCGGACTAAGGATGGCGGAACGGAATTAGTTTTAACTCACCGAGGTGTTCCTAAACACCTTATTCCTGCCATTGAAAAAGGCTGGCGCGAACATTATTGGGATAAAATTAAGAATTATAATTCTAGTAAAAATAATAAATAA
- a CDS encoding IS701 family transposase codes for MDFILNEHSDLFSEYINSFDPLWVRKEQKEYFEKTLKGFSSEIKRKNIERISETIIDQDYQNLHHFITTSPWDKKDMNEIRINFMREHSNSYPTKKAILVIDDSGVLKRGNSTEGVGHQYIGQVGKVANGNVFVTSHLVSEFKHMPLDIKEFIPEDKTKTKEEQKFTTKIEIAIFLIEEAIRRGIKFEFVVADAWYGSSPNFTDYLEAKGLKYIVSIKSNRNIFYKFPNDLKSSEHKISELLTLIEPDAFRPLDIKLSDGSIKKIFFVRMDLKVKGLSGKEE; via the coding sequence GTGGATTTCATACTTAACGAGCATTCCGATTTATTTAGCGAGTATATAAATTCTTTCGATCCATTATGGGTAAGGAAAGAGCAAAAAGAATATTTTGAGAAGACCTTAAAAGGTTTTAGTTCAGAGATAAAACGGAAAAATATTGAGCGGATTTCCGAAACGATAATAGATCAGGATTATCAAAATCTCCATCATTTCATTACAACTTCTCCTTGGGATAAGAAGGATATGAATGAGATACGTATTAACTTTATGCGAGAGCATAGTAACTCTTATCCGACAAAGAAAGCGATATTAGTCATTGATGATTCTGGTGTTCTTAAAAGAGGCAATTCGACAGAAGGCGTTGGGCATCAATATATTGGTCAAGTTGGAAAAGTGGCTAATGGCAACGTATTCGTAACCTCACATTTAGTGAGTGAGTTCAAGCATATGCCATTAGATATAAAAGAATTTATACCCGAAGATAAAACTAAAACCAAAGAAGAACAAAAATTTACAACAAAGATAGAGATTGCGATTTTTCTAATAGAAGAAGCTATTCGACGAGGAATCAAATTTGAATTCGTTGTTGCAGATGCATGGTATGGTTCTAGCCCTAATTTTACTGACTATTTAGAGGCTAAAGGTTTGAAGTATATTGTATCAATTAAAAGTAATCGAAATATATTTTACAAATTTCCTAATGATTTAAAAAGTAGTGAGCACAAGATAAGTGAGTTACTTACACTCATAGAGCCTGACGCATTTCGCCCCTTAGATATTAAATTATCTGATGGTTCGATTAAGAAAATATTTTTTGTTAGGATGGATTTGAAAGTAAAGGGATTAAGTGGAAAAGAAGAGTGA